The genome window GAGCTGATGCAGCGCGGCGACCGGCAGCGGCTGCACGCACAGCACCAGATCGGCCTGCGCCGGGGTCGCGGCATCGGCCAGTTGCGCGCCGGCCGCGAGATAGGCCGCATCGACGAAGCCGGCAGACACGCCGGCGCCCGGTTCGACATGCACCTGCGCGCCGAGCGCGACCAGCTTCTTCACCGTCTCCGGCGTCGCCGCCACGCGGCGTTCGCCGTGCGCCGTTTCCTTCACCACCAGCACCTGCACTGCCATGCGATTCCCCATGCGTTGCCCGCCCTAGTCGGCGCCGATGCTACAGGGTCCGCGCGGCGCTGGCAGCGCCGGCAACCGGCATGCGTGGCCTAGCCCTCGCCGCTTGCAGCCTGGGCGTACAACGCAGCGACATGATGGCGGCCGGACAAGCGCCATGTGGATGGCATGGAGGTAAAACGAAGACTGCCAGGCATCACGGACTGGTCCGCACGGCACGCTTGAGCCGGACATCGCGGGACGACGGGGCATCCCGGCATGGACAGGGTCTAGGAGTTACTACCCCGCACCATCAAGCCGATGTGGAGAACGGAAAATGCCGGGAACGAAGCAGATTCGCAGATAGAGCCTTTCCTTTTCCCGCAAGCAGGAAAAGGAAAGGCAGCGCTACCGCTTCTTGCCAATACTCAAATAATCAATAGACTCGGCGAGCGACTGAAAAATCCACACCCCGTTCACAGCATGAATTTCCGTATGTCGTCACGGATTATTTTTGCAAACCCACATACTAGTGACATTGTAATGCCCTTGAAGATCCCTGCTGTTAACAGTATAGCTCACCAAGCCAACAGACTTGGTGTCGCTGTGGTATATGCGGCATGAACGATATGCATTTCCCCAAAATGCATTGAAAACCTGTTGGTCCGAGACCGTTTTGTTGTCTTCCCCCGGTCCTAGCATTGCCCCAGTGACTCTAGTGCGACCGACCTCGGCAGCGCTGGCATCAGAAGCCACGAACATCGCACACAGCAGGACTGCAGCGGAAACGGCCGACGCACGGCGCTGCAAATGCGAAAACGAGAAACTGATTTCCATATGGACTCCTTGATTATTTTATTGAAATTACATTTATTTAAATTTGCATGAAGAGCATATTTCATTGCATTATCAAGATACAGCGCAACGCGGGACTTTTCAAAATCCCGTGAAAAATTAACACGCCGATTCCGCTCCATCAACCGACATCGCACAGATATAAAATAATCGTATAGACCAGCAATCAAGAAGCTATATGAAAACGGTGCATCAGCGCACACCGGGATCGTGACGCCCTGCAAGCGGACCGCTCCCGTCATGCGGCCGACGCTGGCATGGCGACAGCCCGCGCCACGCGGCGAAGGTCGATCCGGTTCAGTGCAGCGTCGCGTTCTGCGGATCGAGCCGGTCGATGACGCTCTGCATCGCGCTGTCGAAAGCGCCGTCGTTGATGTGGCTGCGCAGCCGGCCCAGCCGCACCATCACCGCCAGTTCCTCCGGCGAGACCACGCAAAAGCGCACGCCGCGGCGGTTGACGAACAGCAGCCGCGCCGAGATCGGGCTCACCCACGACAGCTTGCCGGTCTGCACCTTGCCGTCGCGATCGATGAAATCAAGCCAGGTGCCGATCGGCATCGCGCGGAAACGGTCGGCGTCGGCGTTGTCGTAGTCCTCGGTCGTTTCCGCAGCGGTGACCTCCACCGGCTGCGCCTCCTGCAGCGGCGGCTGCGGCAGCGCCACCTGCGGCAGCTCCGGCAGCGGGCGCTCCAGTTCCGGTCGCAGTTCGGCCACGGCCTGCAGCGTGTCGTGCAGCGCATTGATCGCCGCAGCGGCCGCCTCGGCATGCAGGCCGACGCTGGCGAAGACCTTGTGCAATGGCCCCTGCCAGGCCTGCAGCCAGGGCTTGCCGACGATATGCCGCCGCGCCTCGGTCGCTTCCTCAAGCAGGCCGTCGGCCAGCGCCAGCGCATCGCGCACGCCGGCGCCGTCCTCGCCCTCGCGCAGCACCGCCATGGTCAGGTGGTGCAGCCACGGCAGGCGCAGGAAGTCGTCCAGCGCCTGCGGCAACGGCGCCCCCTGCAGCCGCATCTGCAACTCGGCCTCGGCGCGCTGCCGGGCCAGTTCCAGCTTTTCCTGGCCGCGCTGGGTCTCGGCGGCGCGGCGCTCGGCGATCTCGATGCGGCGCCGGTGCTGGGCCAGGAAATCACGGAACTCCTCTTCCAGGGTCAGGAAGATCGCCAGGTTCTCGTTGAAATCGGCGACCAGGCGCTCGATGATCTCCTCGACCTTGCCCATCAGCACGCGCTCGGCCGGGCTTTCGCCGGTATTGCCTTCGCAGGCCTCGGCCAGCGCGTTGAGCAGGCGCCGCGCCGGATGGGTCTTCTGCACGAACATGCGCCGGTCCAGCAGCGCGACCTTGACGAACGGCACCACCAGGCGTTCGATCATCTCGCGCGAGCGCCCTTCCAGGTCGCGTTCGTCGAGCATCACGTCGAACAGCATGCCGACCAGGTCGATCGCATCCTCGTCGACTGGATCCAGCCGCGCATGTGTCGGGTCCACGCCGAGCTGGGTTGCATTGGACAGCACCTCGCTCTTCAGCCGCTGCGCCAGCGATTCGCCGTCGTCGCCGATCGCCGCGCGCAGCGTGGCGCTGGGCGTGGCCTGCAGCAGCGACAGCACCGAGATCATCTCGCGCTGGCTCAGCGAACGCTGCTGACCGACCGCGGCGGTGGCCGCGGAGGTGGCGTTCTCGCGCACGTTGCGGGTCTGCTGCAGCAGTTCGTGCAGCGCTTCCAGCAACATGCCCTGGCTGGCGCCAGCCTCGGCGGACTGCGGACGGCCGCGGCTCTGCGCCCAACGGTCGACGAAGCGGCTGGCCCAGGCCGGCGCGTGGTCGTCGTACTCGCCCGTCTCGCCGGCAGCGCCGCCGTCCTCGCCGACACCGGCAGCGTCGCCGCGCGACTGGCGTTCTTCCGCAGCACGCGCACGCCGCGGCGGCGGCGGCCGCGAGATCTCCGGCATCACGCCGGCCCGCGCCAGACTGTCGTCCAACTCCTGGTAGAGCCTGCCGATGCCGGCGGTGAGATCGCGCTCGCATAGCTTGATCAGCACCAGCCGCACTTCCGGGGCCAGGTCGCTGGTGGAGAAGGCGGCATGCACCGCAACGCCGATGTGTTCGGGGCCGACCGGATTGGTGTCGGCGTCCAGTTCCAGGCCGCCGGCGATCCAGCCCAGGCGGCGATCGATGCGGTTGAGCACCGACTTCCATTCGCGCAGCAGCACGCTGGCCAGGTTGCGCACCGCCAGCCGCGATTCCAGTTCGCTTTCCGACACCAGGCTCAGGCCCTGGCCGTAGCCGGCCAGCGCCACTTCGGCCGACAGCGGCGTGCCGGCATCCAGCGCCTGCCAGGCCTGGTCCAGTTGCGCACGGAAGCGCGCGGCGATCTCGTCGCGGCGGCGACGCAGCTCGCGCATGCCATCCAGGAACAGCAGCTGCGAGGCGCCGGCGCTTTCGGCGCGGTCGAACAGCACGTCGTCGAAATGCGCCAGTGCGGCGGCGAACGCCTGCCCCAGCACCGGCAGCATGCCGTCGCGCGCCTGCATCAGCAGATGCGGGTCGCGCGCGGGATGTGCGTGCGGCGAGCTGGGGCTGAAACTCATGCGCAAAGGCTCCGCGCCGGGAGCGGCGCAAGAAAAAGAGTAAGAGGAAGTCGAACGGACACGGCCCCTGTTTCCGCCTGTGCATGGTAGGCAGGGTACCTGAACATCAACCATGATGCGCTTGGCATTTCAAACTCCGGAGCATGACCTCTTACCCCATCCTAGGGGGTCATTGCACAACGCCGGCTGCAGCGCGACGCGAACCCGCAGCTGCCGCCACGGATTCAGGCCGCGACGGCGACCCACTGCAGCCGGTCCACCCCCCTGCATGGCACTGTAGAACGCATCGTCGTCGCGGTGCAGGCACAGGCGATCCAGCTGCACAATCCTCGCCAGCGGTTCCGGCGAGGCGACGCACAGGCGGCCGCCGCGGCGGTTGACGAACGTCAACGGCGACGAGATCGGGCTGACCCAGGACAGCTTGCCCGGTTGCACGCGCCCTTCGCGATCGACGAAATCCAGCCAGGCACCCGTCGCCAGGGGGCGAAAATACCCGGCGGTACGGTGGTCGAAATCGGAGGCCTGCGCCGGCTCCGGCTGGCCGGCGGCGCCTCGGGCGCGACGGCCACCGGCGCGCGCGCCGCGGTCTGCAGCGGGCGCGCATGCGCCAGATCGTCCAGGGCCGCGCGCAGGCCCAGCCACGCGGCAGCGGCCGCATCCAGAACTCGACGCGCTGCGGCTGCAGCCAGCCGCCTGCCGGCACGCCGCCGCCGGCCTGCGCCTGGCGGCATTGCGCCAGCACCGCGTCGCCGAGCGCCAGCGCCGCGCTCACCGCCGCGCCATGGCCGTGGTCGCGCAGCGCCGATTGCTGCTGGTACTGGCACCAGGGCCGACGCAGGAAGGCCTCGACCGGACCCGGCAGCATGCTGCGGTCGGCGCCGCGCTGCAGGCGCTCGTCCACGGCCTGCACGGCCAGGCCACGCGCCTTGTCGCGGCGCTCATCGGCGCGCTGCAGCTCGCTCGCGCGGCGTGCGGCGATCTCCACCCTGCGCCGGTACTGGCCTGCGCCAGATGGCCGCGGAAGCGCGCGGCGATCGGCTCGCGCTGCTGCCGCAGCAACTCGATCGCCTCGAAATAATCGTTCTGCGTCGCCCCGGCGCGCTCGGCCAGGCGAAACAGCGCATCGGCGAGCACGTCCCGTGTCTCGCCGAACGCCTATGCAAGCGGCACCGACACCACGTCCCGGACCTGGTCGAGCAGGTCCGAGTTGCGGCTGGGCAGCAGCTCCTCGGCATATTCGGAGATTGGCATGGCGGTGTGATACGCAAGCGCAAGTGAAACCGGCATCGATTCGGGAGTTAGCGGCAGATCATGGAAGGAACTTGACTCTCTGAGTAACCGCGGCATCCGCTGCCGCTGTTGGGCGCGCGACTATAATTCGGCGCCCACCCCACGGAATCGAGACTATGCGCACACTTCACTCGCTGCAAGCGCTGGATGAACGCCGCTCGGTGCCGTCCAGGCAGTTGGGCGAGCCGGGGCCCGACGACGCAACTCTGCTGGCGATGCTGCGCTCGGCGGTGCGCGTGCCCGATCACGGCAAGCTGGTGCCGTTCCGGTTCCTGCGCATCGCCGGCCAGGCGCGCCTGGCGCTGGGCGACTTTCTGGCCGAACGCACGCTGCAGCTCGACCCGGGCGCGCCGCCCGCCGCGGTGGAGAAGGATCGCGAACGCTTCGCGCACGCGCCGCTGGCGATCACGGTGATCGCGCGGCTGCAACGCGAGGCGAAAGTGCCGGAAATCGAGCAATGGCTGACCGCCGGCTCGGTCTGCTTCGCCCTGCTGCAGGCGGCGCAGGCCTACGGCTTCGGCGCGCAGTGGCTGACCGCCTGGATGGCCTACGACGAAGCGGTGGCAGCGCGGCTGGGCCTGGCCGAAAACGAGCGCATCGCCGGTTTCATCCATATCGGCACGCCGCGCATGGAAGTGCCGGAGCGCGAGCGCCCCGATCCGCAGCAGCTGCTCAGCGACTGGACCCCGTGAACGCGACGACGCCGACGCGACCGCTGTACCTGGTCGATGCCAGCCTGTACGTGTTCCGCGCCTGGCATTCGATCCCGGACGAGTTCCAGGACGCACAGGGCTGGCCGACCAACGCGGTGCACGGCTTCGCCCGCTTCCTGCTCGACCTGCTCGAACGCGAGCGCCCGCAGCACATCGCCATCGCTTTCGACGAAGCGCTGGACAGCTGCTTCCGCAATCGCCTGTATCCAGCCTACAAGGCCAACCGCGCGCCGGCGCCGGATGCGCTGCGGCGGCAATTCGCACACTGCAAGGCGCTGTGCGCCGCGCTCGGCCTGGGCGTGCTGGCGCACCACGACTACGAGGCGGACGACCTGATCGGCAGCGCGCTGCACGGCGTGCGCGGCGCCGGCTTCCACGGCGTGATCGTGTCCGCCGACAAGGACCTGTCGCAACTGCTGCTCGACTTCGACGAACAGTGGGACTACGCGCGCGGCCAGCGCTGGGGCGCGGACGGAGTGAAAGCGCGGCACGGCGTGCATGCGTACCAGATCGCCGACTACCTGGCGCTGACCGGCGATGCGATCGACAACATTCCCGGCGTCACCGGCATCGGCGCCAAGTCCGCGGCGATCCTGCTGGCGCATTTCGGCGACCTTGACACGCTGCTGACGCGGATCGACGAAGTGGCGTTCCTGCGCCTGCGCGGCGCCGCGCAGATGGCGGCGCGCCTGCGCGAGCAACGCGAACAGGCGCTGCTGTGGCGGCAACTGGCCACCATCGCGCTGGATGCGCCGCTGGATTCTGCCGCGCCCGGCTTCGCCTGCGGCCAGGCCGACGCCGACATGCTGCACGGCCTGTGCGAAGCGCTGCGCCTCGGCCCGCTGACCCGGCGCCGCTTGCTGCAGGCGGCGGGACTGGACGCTCCGCTCGGCTGAGCACGGCGATGCCACTACACTGCGGTACAGCCGGGCCGCGCGCTGCCGCGGCCGCGCCCTCCTCTCCCGAACCGAGCGAACGCCGCCCATGACCCGCCCCGATTCCCCGCCCCGCATCGTCTACGAAGGCAAATACCAGCGCATGGTGGTGCGCGGTACCTGGGAGTACTCCGAACGCGTGCATGCCGGCGGCCTGGCGGCGATCATCGTCGCGGTGACCCCGGACGACGAGGTGCTGTTCGTCGAGCAGTTCCGCGTGCCGCTGCAGGCGCGCACCATCGAGATGCCGGCCGGGCTGGTCGGCGACATCGATGCGGGCGAATCGATCGAGCTGTCGGCGGTGCGCGAACTGGAGGAAGAGACCGGCTGGACCGCCGACCACGCCGAAGTGCTGATGATCGGCCCGACCTCCTCCGGCGCCAGCAACGAAAAGGTTGCCTTCGTGCGTGCCAGCGGCCTGCGCAAGGTCGGCGACGGCGGCGGCGACGCCAGCGAGGACATCACCGTGCACGCGGTGCCGCGCGCCCGCGCCGCGGCCTGGCTGGTGCAGAAGATGGGCGAAGGCTACGAGCTGGACGCCAAGCTGTGGGCCGGGTTGTGGATGATCGAACACCAGCTGGACGGCACCCCACGTGGTTGAGCCGACGACGCATGCGCACGCCGGCCCGCCCCTGCTCGGTGTCGGCGATCCGCCGCCCTACCGCGTGCACCAGGCGCAGGGCCGCTCGCCCTACCTGCTGATCGCCGACCACGCCGGGCAGCAGGTGCCGCAGGCGCTGGCCGGCCTCGGCCTGCCGCAGCACGAACTGGACCGGCACATCGGCTGGGACATCGGCATCGCCGCGGTCACCCGCGCACTGGCGCAGGCGCTGGATGCGTTCGCGATCGAGCAGACCTATTCGCGGCTGGTGATCGACTGCAACCGGCCGCTGGCGGCGCCGGGTTCGGTCGCCGAGCGTAGCGACGGCACCCTGGTGCCGGGCAACCAGGGGTTGAATGCCGCCGCGCGCGCCGCGCGCGCCGCGGCGATCTTCGTTCCCTACCACGCGCGCATCGCCGCGGAACTGGACCGGCGCCGCGACGCCGGCCGCGCCACCATCCTGATCGCGATGCACAGCTTCACCCCGTCGATGGCCGGCGAGTCCCGGCCATGGCACGCCGGCGTGCTATATCAGCGCGATGCCCGTTTCGCGCAGGCGCTGCTGGCCGAGCTGCGCGCCGAACCGGGGCTGGTGGTCGGCGACAACCAGCCGTATTCGGTCAGCGATGCCACCGACTACGCGATCCCGGTGCATGCCGAGGCGCGCGGCCTGGCGCACGTGGAACTGGAGATTCGCCAGGACCTGATCGCCGACCCCAGCGGACAGCGGCAATGGGCGCAACGCTTGCTCAACATGCTGAATCGGTTGCAAGCTGCCTTCACATCGGGCTGAGCGCAGGCTGCGCACTCTCGATCATCGCCGTCCGTTCAACGCCCTAGCTTTCCCACCGGAGCCTCCCCCATGCTCATCCGCCTCGGCTACGAGATCCGCTACCGTTTCCTGCAGCCCACCCCCGTGCTGGCCATGCTCGACATCCACGACAGCCGCCGCACCGACATCGTCGTGGCCACCGCGCTGCAGACCGAGCCGGCGATCCCGCTGCGCGGCTACCGCGACCAGTATGGCAACAGCTGCACGCGCATGCTGGCCCCGGCCGGCGCGCTGACCCTGCGCGCCGACGCAGTGGTGCGCGACAGCGGCCTGCCCGACCAATATCGCTACGACGCGCCGCAGACGCCGGTGCAGGAGCTGCCGGAGGACACCTTGATGTACCTGCTCGGCAGCCGCTACTGCGAGACCGACCTGCTCAGCGGCATGGCCTGGGACCTGTTCGGCAGCGCGCCGACCGGCTGGGCGCGGGTGCAGGCGATCTGCGACTACG of Xanthomonas translucens pv. cerealis contains these proteins:
- a CDS encoding N-formylglutamate amidohydrolase, with the protein product MVEPTTHAHAGPPLLGVGDPPPYRVHQAQGRSPYLLIADHAGQQVPQALAGLGLPQHELDRHIGWDIGIAAVTRALAQALDAFAIEQTYSRLVIDCNRPLAAPGSVAERSDGTLVPGNQGLNAAARAARAAAIFVPYHARIAAELDRRRDAGRATILIAMHSFTPSMAGESRPWHAGVLYQRDARFAQALLAELRAEPGLVVGDNQPYSVSDATDYAIPVHAEARGLAHVELEIRQDLIADPSGQRQWAQRLLNMLNRLQAAFTSG
- a CDS encoding nitroreductase family protein, translated to MRTLHSLQALDERRSVPSRQLGEPGPDDATLLAMLRSAVRVPDHGKLVPFRFLRIAGQARLALGDFLAERTLQLDPGAPPAAVEKDRERFAHAPLAITVIARLQREAKVPEIEQWLTAGSVCFALLQAAQAYGFGAQWLTAWMAYDEAVAARLGLAENERIAGFIHIGTPRMEVPERERPDPQQLLSDWTP
- a CDS encoding NUDIX hydrolase, translating into MTRPDSPPRIVYEGKYQRMVVRGTWEYSERVHAGGLAAIIVAVTPDDEVLFVEQFRVPLQARTIEMPAGLVGDIDAGESIELSAVRELEEETGWTADHAEVLMIGPTSSGASNEKVAFVRASGLRKVGDGGGDASEDITVHAVPRARAAAWLVQKMGEGYELDAKLWAGLWMIEHQLDGTPRG
- a CDS encoding DUF1631 domain-containing protein — protein: MSFSPSSPHAHPARDPHLLMQARDGMLPVLGQAFAAALAHFDDVLFDRAESAGASQLLFLDGMRELRRRRDEIAARFRAQLDQAWQALDAGTPLSAEVALAGYGQGLSLVSESELESRLAVRNLASVLLREWKSVLNRIDRRLGWIAGGLELDADTNPVGPEHIGVAVHAAFSTSDLAPEVRLVLIKLCERDLTAGIGRLYQELDDSLARAGVMPEISRPPPPRRARAAEERQSRGDAAGVGEDGGAAGETGEYDDHAPAWASRFVDRWAQSRGRPQSAEAGASQGMLLEALHELLQQTRNVRENATSAATAAVGQQRSLSQREMISVLSLLQATPSATLRAAIGDDGESLAQRLKSEVLSNATQLGVDPTHARLDPVDEDAIDLVGMLFDVMLDERDLEGRSREMIERLVVPFVKVALLDRRMFVQKTHPARRLLNALAEACEGNTGESPAERVLMGKVEEIIERLVADFNENLAIFLTLEEEFRDFLAQHRRRIEIAERRAAETQRGQEKLELARQRAEAELQMRLQGAPLPQALDDFLRLPWLHHLTMAVLREGEDGAGVRDALALADGLLEEATEARRHIVGKPWLQAWQGPLHKVFASVGLHAEAAAAAINALHDTLQAVAELRPELERPLPELPQVALPQPPLQEAQPVEVTAAETTEDYDNADADRFRAMPIGTWLDFIDRDGKVQTGKLSWVSPISARLLFVNRRGVRFCVVSPEELAVMVRLGRLRSHINDGAFDSAMQSVIDRLDPQNATLH
- a CDS encoding 5'-3' exonuclease, whose product is MNATTPTRPLYLVDASLYVFRAWHSIPDEFQDAQGWPTNAVHGFARFLLDLLERERPQHIAIAFDEALDSCFRNRLYPAYKANRAPAPDALRRQFAHCKALCAALGLGVLAHHDYEADDLIGSALHGVRGAGFHGVIVSADKDLSQLLLDFDEQWDYARGQRWGADGVKARHGVHAYQIADYLALTGDAIDNIPGVTGIGAKSAAILLAHFGDLDTLLTRIDEVAFLRLRGAAQMAARLREQREQALLWRQLATIALDAPLDSAAPGFACGQADADMLHGLCEALRLGPLTRRRLLQAAGLDAPLG